One part of the Bdellovibrio bacteriovorus genome encodes these proteins:
- the rpmC gene encoding 50S ribosomal protein L29: protein MKFVEIKDLSVAELKKKRAALSEELFQARIKNSIGQLSNPVQIRGLRRDIAKINTAIVKKVAR from the coding sequence ATGAAGTTTGTAGAGATCAAAGATCTTTCTGTAGCTGAATTGAAAAAGAAAAGAGCAGCTCTTTCTGAAGAGTTGTTCCAGGCGCGTATCAAGAATTCCATTGGGCAGCTTTCTAACCCAGTGCAAATCCGCGGTCTTCGCCGTGACATCGCTAAAATCAACACAGCGATTGTAAAAAAAGTGGCGAGATAG
- the rpsQ gene encoding 30S ribosomal protein S17: MTETNSRGRKIEVVGEVISDKMDKTISVLIYRMVKHAKYGKYVKKTSVFKAHDEKNQAKVGDIVKIRETRPLSKTKRWALAEVVETAKA; encoded by the coding sequence ATGACTGAAACTAATTCTAGAGGACGTAAAATTGAAGTCGTAGGTGAAGTTATCAGTGACAAGATGGATAAAACCATCTCTGTCCTCATCTACCGCATGGTTAAACATGCCAAGTACGGTAAGTATGTTAAGAAGACATCTGTTTTCAAGGCTCATGACGAAAAGAACCAAGCTAAAGTTGGTGACATCGTTAAGATCCGTGAAACTCGTCCTCTGAGCAAAACTAAACGTTGGGCTTTGGCTGAAGTCGTAGAAACGGCAAAGGCGTAG